In a single window of the Gossypium hirsutum isolate 1008001.06 chromosome D02, Gossypium_hirsutum_v2.1, whole genome shotgun sequence genome:
- the LOC121214858 gene encoding NADH dehydrogenase [ubiquinone] 1 beta subcomplex subunit 9 — MSGASTAAYLARRAAQKERVRILYRRALKDTLNWAVHRHLFYQDASDLREKFEANKHVEDLDTIDKMIDAGEATYNKWRHPDPYIVPWAPGGSKFTRNPVPPSGIEIVYDYGREEND; from the exons ATGAGCGGAGCCTCGACGGCGGCGTATTTAGCTCGAAGAGCGGCGCAAAAGGAGAGGGTTCGGATCCTCTACCGCCGTGCCCTGAAAGACACACTCAACTGGGCCGTCCATCGCCACCTCTTCTATCAAGAT gcTTCTGACCTTCGCGAGAAATTCGAAGCCAACAAGCATGTG GAAGATCTTGATACAATCGACAAAATGATAGATGCAGGTGAAGCAACTTATAATAAGTGGCGGCATCCCGATCCTTATATCG TTCCTTGGGCTCCTGGTGGTTCCAAGTTTACTCGAAACCCTGTCCCACCTTCTGGG ATCGAGATCGTGTATGATTATGGTCGAGAAGAAAATGACTAA
- the LOC107907716 gene encoding kinesin-like protein KIN-7E encodes MGAMGGEELKKLEKEQKVQLAAAREERILVLVRLRPLSDQEIVANEVADWECINDSTILYRNTLREGSTFPSAYTFDRVFRGDCSTKQVYEEGAKEIALSVVNGINSSIFAYGQTSSGKTYTMNGITEYTVADIFDYINRHEERAFVLKFSAIEIYNEAIRDLLTSDNTQLRLRDDPERGTIVEKVTEEPLKDWNHLKELLAICEAQRRIGETSLNERSSRSHQIIRLTIESSAREFLGKENSTSLAASVNFIDLAGSERASQALSTGTRLKEGCHINRSLLTLSTVVRKLSKGRQGHINYRDSKLTRLLQPCLGGNARTAIICTLSPARSHVEQTRNTLLFACCAKEVTTKAQVNVVMSDKALVKHLQREVARLESELRSPVPPSSNSDYATLLRKKDLQIQKMEKEIRELTMQRDLAQSRVKDLLRMIGNDQESVQSERINYHPNQQAGDTWEDDYSASESSCLADSNQFHVHVRKFNPIHGYDNTESMSNHEGPYQEPLNNHGDHSMTDSAQSLETQGEIADDPDEYCKEVQCIDTEGSGRDNNNSESLAVPNGESEGRLALTLNGVGDVAGQETMSTPMNGDREANHIQNSLKLSRSWSCRDDVTGGTSSPYMDGEHKESTPPNGLEKSFPGRPDGYQKKFPSLNYDANNGRLSRNDSLSSLGSASVQTSADEQITSIHTFVAGLKKQLDGQVQDTSLEVDESGTSMKGAGLDPMHEASGTPVDWPLEFERLQRAILELWQACNVSLVHRTYFFLLFKGDRTDSIYMEVEIRRLTFLKETFSQGNQAVEDGRTLTVASSVKALRRERRTLSKLMRKRFSEEERQKLYQKWGISLNSKQRRLQLVNQLWSNNKDIDHVTESATIVAKLIRFVEQGRALKEMFGLSFTPPRPRRRSYGWKNSMASLI; translated from the exons ATGGGGGCAATGGGTGGGGAAGAGTTGAAGAAGTTGGAGAAGGAACAGAAGGTCCAACTGGCTGCTGCTCGTGAGGAGAGGATTCTTGTGTTGGTGAGGTTGAGGCCTTTAAGTGACCAGGAAATTGTAGCAAATGAAGTTGCTGATTGGGAGTGCATCAATGACAGTACTATCCTATACCGGAACACCCTCCGGGAAGGATCCACATTCCCGTCTGCCTATACATTCG ATAGAGTATTTCGGGGTGACTGCTCGACAAAGCAAGTGTACGAGGAAGGAGCCAAGGAGATTGCTCTTTCAGTTGTTAATGGTATTAATT CTAGCATTTTTGCTTATGGACAAACTAGCAGTGGGAAGACATACACAATGAATGGAATAACTGAGTATACTGTTGCAGATATATTTGACTACATAAACAGA CATGAAGAGAGAGCATTTGTTTTGAAGTTCTCAGCAATTGAGATATATAATGAAGCCATTAGAGACCTCTTAACCTCAGATAACACCCAACTTAGGCTGCGTGATGATCCTGAG AGAGGAACTATTGTGGAAAAAGTCACAGAGGAACCCCTGAAGGACTGGAATCATTTGAAAGAACTCCTTGCAATTTGTGAAG CTCAGAGAAGGATAGGCGAGACTTCCTTGAATGAGAGAAGCTCCCGATCTCATCAAATTATAAGATTG ACAATTGAAAGCTCTGCTCGTGAGTTCCTAGGAAAAGAAAATTCAACAAGCCTTGCAGCAAGTGTG AATTTTATTGATTTGGCCGGAAGTGAGCGAGCATCCCAGGCCTTATCCACTGGGACAAGACTGAAAGAGGGTTGCCACATAAATCGTAGTTTACTTACTCTGTCAACTGTTGTTCGCAAGCTAAG TAAAGGCAGACAAGGACATATCAATTATAGGGATTCTAAGCTGACACGCTTACTGCAGCCCTGTTTGGGTGGCAATGCCAGGACTGCCATCATATGTACCTTGAGCCCCGCGCGGAGCCATGTTGAACAAACCAGAAATACTCTTCTGTTTGCTTGTTGTGCAAAAGAAGTTACGACAAAAGCTCAGGTCAACGTGGTCATGTCTGATAAGGCCTTGGTTAAGCATTTACAAAGAGAGGTGGCCAGGTTAGAAAGTGAACTCAGGAGTCCTGTGCCTCCTTCCTCAAACAGTGACTATGCAACTTTACTGAGAAAGAAAGATCTTCAGATCCAAAAG ATGGAGAAGGAGATTAGAGAGTTGACTATGCAACGTGATCTTGCTCAATCTCGGGTCAAGGATCTGCTAAGGATGATTGGAAATGATCAAGAGTCGGTACAATCG GAAAGAATCAATTACCATCCTAATCAACAAGCTGGGGATACATGGGAAGATGACTATTCAGCATCAGAGTCATCGTGTTTGGCTGATTCTAATCAATTTCATGTGCATGTTCGAAAATTTAATCCAATCCATGGTTATGACAACACAGAGAGCATGAGTAATCATGAAGGGCCCTATCAGGAGCCTCTGAACAATCATGGAGATCATTCCATGACTGATTCTGCGCAAAGCTTGGAGACTCAAGGTGAAATTGCTGATGACCCCGATGAATACTGCAAAGAGGTCCAATGTATTGACACAGAAGGATCAGGCAGGGATAATAATAATTCTGAATCTCTTGCTGTACCAAATGGTGAAAGTGAAGGACGATTGGCATTGACATTAAATGGAGTTGGAGATGTGGCTGGCCAGGAAACAATGTCTACCCCAATGAATGGAGATAGAGAAGCAAATCATATTCAAAATAGCCTGAAGTTGAGTAGAAGCTGGAGTTGTAGAGATGATGTCACAGGTGGTACATCTTCTCCATATATGGACGGAGAACATAAAGAAAGCACCCCTCCTAATGGGTTAGAGAAAAGCTTTCCTGGAAGACCAGATGGTTACCAAAAGAAATTTCCTTCATTAAATTATGATGCCAATAATGGGCGGCTCTCCAGGAATGATTCTCTGTCTTCTCTTGGGAGTGCTTCCGTCCAGACTTCTGCAGATGAGCAAATTACTAGTATTCATACTTTTGTTGCTGGACTGAAGAAACAACTTGATGGCCAG GTTCAGGATACCAGTCTAGAAGTAGATGAGTCTGGAACGAGTATGAAAGGTGCAGGATTGGATCCAATGCATGAAGCATCAGGCACTCCTGTGGATTGGCCCCTGGAATTTGAGAGGTTGCAGAGAGCAATACTCGAACTTTGGCAAGCTTGCAATGTTTCCTTGGTTCACAGAACATATTTCTTCCTTCTCTTTAAAGGTGATCGAACTGATTCAATTTACATGGAGGTAGAGATTAGGAGACTTACCTTCCTCAAGGAAACATTTTCTCAAGGAAATCAAGCCGTAGAAGATGGTCGCACACTAACAGTGGCTTCAAg CGTGAAAGCTCTTCGGCGTGAGAGACGAACTTTAAGCAAGCTAATGCGTAAAAGGTTTTCAGAAGAAGAGAGACAAAAATTGTATCAGAAATGGGGTATTTCGTTAAACTCGAAGCAGAGAAGGTTACAACTGGTGAACCAGTTGTGGAGCAATAACAAGGATATTGATCACGTCACAGAGAGCGCCACCATCGTTGCAAAGCTGATTAGGTTTGTAGAGCAGGGACGTGCACTCAAGGAAATGTTCGGGCTTAGCTTTACTCCTCCACGGCCTAGGCGGAGATCCTATGGTTGGAAAAACAGCATGGCTTCTCTTATATGA